Part of the Labilibaculum antarcticum genome, TAATAAAAGACATTACTTAAAGAATTTTAAAACTATAAAAGGAGTAAATACTTTGTGTGACTTTGTGAAGACCTTAGTGTATCCTTTGTGGTAAAATAAAATAAAAAATGAGCAATACATTTATCATTATCAACAACAGTTTTGCCATGGCAGCAGCCGAACGAATTGCGGCAAAAATGGAGGGAAGTACAATTGTTTCCGTGACCGGATATCCGGGTAGTAAGAAAATTAGCTCCTTGCCAGATTTTCTTAAGAAATCATTTCCTCAGGTCGATCTACTGATTTTTATTGGTGCTATGGGCATTTGTGTTCGAAGTATAGCTCCGTTTATCCAGAATAAAGCGATTGATCCGGCTGTGATCAATATGGATTTGCACGGAAAATATGTGCAGTCGGTTTTGTCGGGACACAAAGGGGGTGCGAACGAGTATGCACAGCAAATTGCTAAAATCACCAATGGAACAGTGATAATTACAACAGCAAGCGATACATTGGAACTTTGGCCATTGGATATCTTCGGAAGAAAATACAACTGGACGAATGAATATCAGAATGCTTCGGAGAACGAACTGATTGCCGCCTTTGTAAATCAGAAGAAAACAGCATTACTTCTTGATGTGAAAAATGAAGGAACGCAAAGCTTGCAGGAATCTTGTCCTGATTTTGTGGAGGTTTTCTATCAGTTTAATCAGATTAAACAGGAAGATTTTGATTTACTAATTGCAGTGACCCCAGCTTTGTACGAAACGATTATTCCTAGCTTGTTTTTTCGTCCTAAATGCATTGTGGTAGGTACGGGAGCACAAAAAGGAATTGGAGTGGCCGCTTTTGAAACAGAAGTGAGATCCCGATTTGAGGCAAACCACTTGTCTTTTGCCTCCTTAAAAAGCATACACAGCATTATAGTAAAGGCTAAAGAAGAGGCATATAGGCAATTTAGCGAGACAACTAAATTGCCTTTCATTACCTATTCGGCTGAAGAATTGAATGAGAAGGAAGGTGAAGTTTCTTATTCTGAGGCAGCGTATCGTGAGGTAGGAGCTGTAAATGTATCCGAGGCATCGGCATTGATCGCCAGCGGTGCAAAAACATTGCTTCAAACTAAAAGCAAACATGTTGATGCAAAAGGAAAGCATTTTACTTTGGCTTTGGCCATGGATGCTGAGCAGGAGCGGAAAGGCGAGATCGTTATTGTTGGTGCGGGTCCGGGCGCGCCCGATTTGGTTTCTGTTCGAGGCAAGAGTCTTTTAAAAAGAGCGGATTTGATTCTATATGCTGGAAGTCTGGTGCCAAGGGAATTGACCGATTACGGAAAAGCTTCCTGTGTGATTCGAAACTCGGCAGATTTAACTCTAGAAGAGCAGTTTGATGTCATGAGGAAACATTACGATAGAGGAGGATTGGTTGTGCGTTTGCATACAGGTGATCCTTGCATTTATGGTGCGATTCAGGAGCAAATGAATTTCTTCGATCAGCACGAAATGGATTATGATATTGTTCCGGGTATTTCCTCATTTCAGGCTGCTGCCGCACGTTTGAAATCTCAAT contains:
- the cobM gene encoding precorrin-4 C(11)-methyltransferase; this encodes MSNTFIIINNSFAMAAAERIAAKMEGSTIVSVTGYPGSKKISSLPDFLKKSFPQVDLLIFIGAMGICVRSIAPFIQNKAIDPAVINMDLHGKYVQSVLSGHKGGANEYAQQIAKITNGTVIITTASDTLELWPLDIFGRKYNWTNEYQNASENELIAAFVNQKKTALLLDVKNEGTQSLQESCPDFVEVFYQFNQIKQEDFDLLIAVTPALYETIIPSLFFRPKCIVVGTGAQKGIGVAAFETEVRSRFEANHLSFASLKSIHSIIVKAKEEAYRQFSETTKLPFITYSAEELNEKEGEVSYSEAAYREVGAVNVSEASALIASGAKTLLQTKSKHVDAKGKHFTLALAMDAEQERKGEIVIVGAGPGAPDLVSVRGKSLLKRADLILYAGSLVPRELTDYGKASCVIRNSADLTLEEQFDVMRKHYDRGGLVVRLHTGDPCIYGAIQEQMNFFDQHEMDYDIVPGISSFQAAAARLKSQFTIPNKVQSIILTRGEGRTPMPSREQLSEFAKFQATICLFLSVTLVDKLQADLLEGYPENTPVAICHKLTWKEEKIWRGELKDLAKIVKENKLALTVMIVVGEAIGNRKNRSLLYDPKFTHGCRKGIDD